The Triticum aestivum cultivar Chinese Spring chromosome 5A, IWGSC CS RefSeq v2.1, whole genome shotgun sequence genomic sequence CATCGTGGGCTACATCGAGCGTGGAGGAGGTGGCCTCGACTGGGCCGGGGATTCGCTTCTTCCAGCTCTACGTAAGCACCACATCCATCTCTGTTGGTGTCAGACAGATCGATGCATGGCATGGGTATCTGAAGCTAATCATCTTGGTTGGCTGCGATGCGCCATGGACGACGATGGGTGCTTGATTTGCAGGTGTACAAGGACAGGAAGGTGGTGGAGCAGCTGGTGAGGAGGGCGGAGAAGGCCGGGTTCAAGGCCATCGCGCTCACCGTGGACACCCCGCGCCTCGGCCGCCGCGAGGCCGACATCAAGAACAGGTTCGTGCTGCCGCCGGGCCTCACGCTCAAGAACTTCGAGGGCCTCAACCTCGGCACCATGGACCAGGTCAGTTCACCCGCCTTCCTTCATTCCTCCCTCCGTTCCTCGGCTTACCAAAATCGACGTTGCAAATTTTGCTTACCATCTCGATCGGTTGCAGGCCAATGACTCCGGGCTGGCGTCGTACGTCGCCGGCCAAATCGACCGCACCCTGAGCTGGAAGGACGTCAAGTGGCTGCAGAGCATCACCACCATGCCCATCCTCGTCAAGGGAGTCATCACCGCGGAAGACGGTAACCCATCTCGCCATCTCTTCTTCTTAGCTTTGAATTGAGAGCCACGGATGCAAAGATAGGCTGACATCGTCGATTTCCGTGGACACCCGCGCGCGCGCAGCTCGGCTGGCCGTCCACTCCGGCGCGGCGGGCATCATCGTGTCCAACCACGGCGCCCGCCAGCTCGACTACGTGCCGGCCACCATCAGCGCCCTCGAGGAGGTCGTCACGGCCGCCCAGGGACGCATCCCGGTGTACCTCGACGGAGGCGTCCGCCGCGGCACCGACGTCTTCAAGGCGCTCGCCCTCGGCGCCTCCGGTGTCTTCGTAAGCCACCGATCGACCCTTCACCAGTCACTGTACATACCGCGTACGTATGTTTAGCACTGAATTCTCACCCTGTAAATTCTTGTTTGCAGATCGGGCGGCCGGTGGTGTTCGCGCTGGCGGCGGAGGGCGAGGCCGGCGTGCGGAACGTGCTGCGCATGATGCGGGAGGAGTTCGAGCTCACCATGGCGCTCGGCGGGTGCACCAAGCTCAGCGACATCACCCGCAACCACATCTTCACCGAGGGCGACCGCCTCGGGCGCCCCCTGCCGAGGATGTAAGCAAGAGCCAGCGGCATACGAACGCGCCCATCGCCGATCATCGCCGTCTCGACGCACGGCCGGGCATGCTAGCCAAGTATCCACTGCAACGCACGCAATAATTACCGCGAACTCTATACCTACGACATCGTCAGCGCCAAGATGCTAGCCGTGTGTGTCCGGCCGGGGACGGTGAGCCGTAGTAGATAAATTTTGCGTACTGTCCACCGGCACGTCTCGCCATT encodes the following:
- the LOC123105314 gene encoding peroxisomal (S)-2-hydroxy-acid oxidase GLO1; its protein translation is MAETVTNVSEYQAIAKRKLPKMAYDYYASGAEDEWTLKENREAFSRILFRPRILIDVSTIDMTTSVLGIKISMPIMISPTAFQKMAHPEGEYATARAASAAGTVMTLSSWATSSVEEVASTGPGIRFFQLYVYKDRKVVEQLVRRAEKAGFKAIALTVDTPRLGRREADIKNRFVLPPGLTLKNFEGLNLGTMDQANDSGLASYVAGQIDRTLSWKDVKWLQSITTMPILVKGVITAEDARLAVHSGAAGIIVSNHGARQLDYVPATISALEEVVTAAQGRIPVYLDGGVRRGTDVFKALALGASGVFIGRPVVFALAAEGEAGVRNVLRMMREEFELTMALGGCTKLSDITRNHIFTEGDRLGRPLPRM